TCGTTTTTCCCACACAAAAACGAACCTATAACCTCTAGAGATAAGGGAAGCCCTCCGGTAGTGGATACGATATCACGAGACAAAGATTCGAATTCATGTGGAGGAGAGTCCCTCCTAAAAGCATGTCTACTAAACAAGATCAAAGATTGATCCTTAGCCATTCCATTGAGTTCGTGGCAGTTCACATTAGCATCATCGAGAATAGACTTTCTTCTTGTGGTAATGATCATTCTACTTCCCCTCTCAAACCAGTCATTTTTCCCAATTAAAGCTTTTAGTTGATCATGGTTATCCACATCATCTAAAAGAATTAGGACTTTCTTATGTTTAAATCTAGATTCCATGATCCTAATTCCTTCATCCTTGTTCGACACTCTATCCTCTCTTCCTAGTATATCCCTTATTAATTGCTCTTGCAAACATGAAATGCCCTTGTGCTGCGAGGATTCTCGAATATCTGCAATGAAACTACGATGCTGAAAATTGTCGGAGAGCTTATTGTAAATGACCTTGGCTAAAGTTGTCTTACCAATACCCCCCATTCCATGGATGCCGACAATTTGGGTAGAATGGTGGTTATCATCCAGCAATCTTAGAATATTTGCCACAGTATCATCAATTCCGACAAGTTGTTCGGTAACAACCAGTTGAAAGGCCTCTTTTAACTTGCTCAAAACTGTTCTGACAACCATTCTCACCAATTCTCCTTCGCGGCTGTTTATAAGATTTGAGCTAAAATGAATTAGAAGAACAATCATATTCGGTTGTATCTTATGTATGTTATTATTACCACACTACAGCTTACAAGAGTAAAAAAAGCAAGCACAAGTTGTGAAACGTGAGATACAAAAGCCTTCTCTACAAGCAAGATCCAgttgaaagaaattaaataaggTTTGTATAGAAATTAAAATACCCGTTAGCAATTTTCTCCGATTCCCATCCCTTCAAGGAAGCCACTTCTTGGAGCCCTTCTTTCCATTTGGCAACGTCTTCCTCAGAATACTTCCCCCTTAAATGGGAGAAAGCCTCTCGAAAGCTCCCTTTTTGGTGTCGTACATTGGCCGGTTCAACCCGGTAAAATATGGGCAAGACAACTTGCCCGGTGTTCTTCGTGCACTCAATCATTTGAACGAGCTCTTGAAGGCACGCATTGCTCGAAGCGTAGTTTTGAGAGAGAACTGGGATGGAGATCTTACTATTCTTAATGGCCTCGAGAAGGTTGGTGCTGATCTCCTCACCTTCACAAAGCTCATCGTCGTCTTTGAACACATAGATTCCAGCATCGATGAGGTTGTTGTAGAGGTGATCCACGAAGGTGTTGCGAGTATCTGTACCTCTGAAACCCAAGAACACATCGTAATTGTTACTTCCTTTCGGAGCGGCAGACGAGCTAGCTGCAGCGGTATCATCTGCTTTTCGACCTTTGCTATCCTTGTCGCTCTGGACAAATTTGGATGCGGCGGACGAGCTAGGCGCAGTGGTATCATTTGCTTTTCGACCTTTGCTATCTCTGTCGCTCTGGGCAAATTTGGACGCGAGACAGGGGAAGAGACGTTTCATTTTTTGCTCGTCCTAACACTTCTTGAACCGAGTCTCTCTGCTtgtatgaaaatttaaaatgccTAATTTCGGGCTCTGCTCAAGAAGGTTACCATGCGGAGCTGAGTTTTTGACAATTTCTACTTCAAGAAACACATGGatcaaagggggaaaaagaagaagacgaattAATGTAAGAATGACCGAGAGCTAGTCGTCGGGAGAAGAGGCTCGACTGGGGCCCACCACTTCGTCCCAGAAATCAAAGTGGGAAGGACGGAGCCTCCTGCTCCACCTCAGACTCCACCGACGCTTGGCCCACCTCATCAAATTGCTCTACTCTAGGAGTCTCAAGTTGTTCGTCGCTTATCATTAAGGTCATTCGATGAGAAGGGGACGCACTGTTCTGCCGAAGAAATGCCTTTTCCCATGTTCTTGTCAGCAAATCGGTATTCTCATCGTATAAGCCCACGAATCTTTTATTAAACGGAATCATATGATCGTCATTTATAAACTGTGCATGTTTATCATCTAATGTGCTGCTTTTTTGTTTCAATGTATGTTGCAACTTCAGCCAAAGCTAATAACTATGTTCTCTCTATCATTACATGATGCTGTTcgactgttgacacctaaattaggattgatttttaacccctaaaaaaataataataaataacaaaattaaaaataaataaattaattaattgcatagcatataattttaggtgcatttatttttttaatttacatttacaTTGGATCGGTGACGGATGTGTTTGATTTGatggttctgagctttaaattgacaagttGAATTAAGCCCGCGGCAAGAGGaaattggcccaagcctagTATTCTCTGATCACCGAAAATTTGCTCCAAAGGAATCACGATTTgatattttcggaaaatattcatatattcgATAAATCTTCCGTATCTTCATGCGATATATTTCGTGGGGGATCAAAAGATTTATGGTGAAATATCAAAAGGAAGACAGCTCGTTGAATATGAGATATGGATCGagtgaatatataaaaaatcttATTCAAGGAACAAAATATACCAAAAGTATCAAAGGAATATCGCTTACATGATCCTGTCACCTGCCTATTTAAAAGGAGTCTTTCTTTTACCATCGAGAGGGGCCACAATAGCAATACACGGCCACAATTcaggaaagaaaagggggctCTATTTATCACTTCCTAGGGATCAAAATCAACACAATGGGTTATTCAGtcaaagagagagggagagagttgcGGGTCTCCATCCTCGAGTGCCAGTCATCATATCCGCGCTTTGGATTCCTGCCAACTTCACAAGACTCAGCAACTTCTCCACGCGTGCCCCAGTCTTCTTGGCTGCTGTTGGTGGTGTTGTTGTGGCTCCAATAATCCTCAGCTGGCTGTGAATCGGTCTTTGGTcgagtttgtttttcttttgcagggTCTTCTCGGAGTACCCAATAGAGGACGTCCACATTGGAGTGAGGGGAGCACTCGTCTGTAGAAAGGGAAGTCAAAATTGGGAGCACTTCTCCGTGGGTTTTGACTTGTGTGACCAGAGACGCCCACAAAATCAACGtataaaagaagagaagacttttttctttcttttttcttttcagtctTCTCACGAGATCGAGTGCTATTGTCCACCGTTCCTCGTCGCTGCCTGGGTCCCTTCCATGCAATAACCCGCCAATTTTCTCACATTTTATTAATGAGATTACGATCTTGTTCGAATATTTGTTCATTATTGTCGtatccaaaaaaatcttttgaatccCCATGAATTAaggattaatccctaatttcaCAATGTGCATGTTCGATTTTCGCACCCAAAATCGATTTCAATCGCAtggaaaaatcgccaatccaatctcatgcttgagatttgattcgcgattttgtttaaaattggccaacccaaTCTCATCCTCGAGatataatttgtcaatttatagatatcaatcttatcttgcaTGATTTACTATTGTGtcgtttgattgattttgttttcgtaaaagaaaatccaaaatttttgagttagattaggtttattGTTTTGGGGTTATTTTGCATagggaatttatttatttcgaaatttaaaaaaaaaaatgcattcagttaggatgttagttttttttttttaaatttaaattgcacgtttaattatgtgtcaattttaatttcgaatttcataaaatgaaaaagaaaaattagaattagggcattctttgcacgtcattacaTGTTAGGATAAGATTGcgtgtttattttttaattaattataggtttaaataatttctcctagatttggcttaacctaattcctaatacaaattggatgatatcttaatctAGGTTGATGATTTTCgcattttctaatttcgaatttcatggaaaataccaaaaaaattgtcttagaataaatcaatttcatattttaggatatattgcatgcttatttttttatatcatatagtttaggttatattgtcatgtcatatcatttcatgttagattaataGCATGCaatgcataaagcatgattctcattaaataagtgaaaacaaaaagaaattgcgtgttaattagaaatcatatctaagaccatcgatgtgaattctaataGAACATTGTAAATGTATTCGATGCCATGAGGTAAGTCCtcctacaatttatttattgctttatcttggtgttaaattggtggtttgcgcacccgcatgatcacctcacatgttgaggagataaattaaaatcaattcaagctgcctgcaaaatattttttttgaaataaaaagagaaaggtaccgaaagggcgttagagaaatctaaggtaaccaagtccccgaactcacaatctttggttcataggagtaaagcAAATCATACTTTACTTGgttttctaatcgacccaccaaaaatagattagtgatgaCTCCTAACTGAAAAATGATTTGTATGTTAAGAACTTcaacctaagtcgcaaattggtatgagTTTGGGAGAGCCGAGCTAAATTttggcttaataatccattagccaaaccctaggtagtGCAcctgaaaatttggtcgcgacactcCTTTTCACATCATAGCTTCTAAACATGCTTGACTTGATGAAGAGCACGGtgattgacacctaaattttgtcttgTTTCTTAggatttaatgaaaattatggattaactTTAACTcattgcaaaaataattttctgtaAATTGCATCAAATATAGACATTAAGCATTAGCATTACTAGtgttaattattaaaaatattagtttaaaaaattcaaaaaaattctttaaaaaattaaaattaaaattaattaaaaaaatcaaatagggCGGGTCGGGCTGGGCCTACCCGCGCCTCCTTCTTTTTTGCCCTGTTCTTTTCCCCCTGAGCTAGGTTGGCCCACTATTCCCCAGCCTGGCCtactcatctcttccttcttcctcctccttcgctgGTTTGGCTGCAGGCATAACAAACATATGGCGAACGTCGTACGAGTGAAGGACGACGAGGAACGCGTGCGCACAATGCTCGGCAAGGACGATCGGCGTGCTGGCAACACAGCTGGCGACGTCCTTGGAGCTCAAGGGAGGGGGGGCTTTTGCTTATTCGGCTAAGAG
This genomic stretch from Eucalyptus grandis isolate ANBG69807.140 chromosome 3, ASM1654582v1, whole genome shotgun sequence harbors:
- the LOC108953938 gene encoding TMV resistance protein N-like isoform X4, whose translation is MKRLFPCLASKFAQSDRDSKGRKANDTTAPSSSAASKFVQSDKDSKGRKADDTAAASSSAAPKGSNNYDVFLGFRGTDTRNTFVDHLYNNLIDAGIYVFKDDDELCEGEEISTNLLEAIKNSKISIPVLSQNYASSNACLQELVQMIECTKNTGQVVLPIFYRVEPANVRHQKGSFREAFSHLRGKYSEEDVAKWKEGLQEVASLKGWESEKIANGREGELVRMVVRTVLSKLKEAFQLVVTEQLVGIDDTVANILRLLDDNHHSTQIVGIHGMGGIVSLQIFENPRSTRAFHVCKSN
- the LOC108953938 gene encoding toll/interleukin-1 receptor-like protein isoform X5 — encoded protein: MKRLFPCLASKFAQSDRDSKGRKANDTTAPSSSAASKFVQSDKDSKGRKADDTAAASSSAAPKGSNNYDVFLGFRGTDTRNTFVDHLYNNLIDAGIYVFKDDDELCEGEEISTNLLEAIKNSKISIPVLSQNYASSNACLQELVQMIECTKNTGQVVLPIFYRVEPANVRHQKGSFREAFSHLRGKYSEEDVAKWKEGLQEVASLKGWESEKIANGREGELVRMVVRTVLSKLKEAFQLVVTEQLVGIDDTVANILRLLDDNHHSTQIVGIHGMGGIGN